One Rosa chinensis cultivar Old Blush chromosome 3, RchiOBHm-V2, whole genome shotgun sequence DNA window includes the following coding sequences:
- the LOC112193108 gene encoding uncharacterized protein LOC112193108, with the protein MAQKVSDAKNISLKALVDKGRNRVIFVEADNDFIDVLFSFLTIPMGKIFRLARDHSTPLEIGCMNKLYQSIEKLDVQVFRSTECRDMLLLPHSAANCDCKNLKLKIIDDAKPKLFKCPPSRVPHSSRFIGYYSNYRCPVCSDTMDSEAFILEGDSQVGGVFVKERTRVMITDDLQVIPPVSADNISLFTKLGATNGNTTEELTFSIEVEQVVNLLVSSFVSKTPFTETLLKPNPVPKLGGVNFSEGKCIESLMSGASIDEKKENISVRLTVSKSKNVVCYAQVREDFVNLIFSFLTLPLGFILKQMLDSPWKGCIDQLCKSALDFDEQFFKSNYHKELLCNPKLFPGFSYENNLLGIEEAVYHYSDGKLIADGSINKSSVKVNFVDPKFHGDKDRKARGFLKAPAIFTVTDNLDVRPVSSIFQLSVLNDLKVHITDIEDRTVHVGKNEALRLLVASVVSDSILTNAFLRKSKEPSVKQEQ; encoded by the exons ATGGCTCAAAAAGTATCAGATGCGAAGAATATCAGCTTGAAGGCGTTGGTGGACAAGGGGAGAAACAGAGTTATCTTTGTAGAGGCCGATAATGATTTCATTGATGTTCTCTTCAGTTTCTTGACCATACCAATGGGAAAAATTTTCAGGCTTGCCCGCGACCATTCAACACCACTGGAAATAGGTTGCATGAACAAATTGTATCAGAGTATTGAGAAGCTTGATGTGCAGGTTTTCAGGTCCACTGAATGTAGAGACATGCTGTTACTTCCGCACAGTGCAGCTAACTGTGattgcaagaacctcaaattgAAAATTATTGACGATGCTAAGCCAAAACTGTTTAAGTGCCCTCCTTCTAGAGTTCCTCATTCCTCCAGGTTCATAGGTTATTATTCAAATTATCGTTGCCCTGTCTGCTCAGATACCATGGATTCTGAAGCATTTATTTTAGAGGGAGATTCTCAAGTTGGAGGGGTCTTTGTTAAAGAGCGAACCAGGGTTATGATTACTGATGATTTACAAGTGATACCCCCAGTAAGTGCAGATAACATTTCCTTGTTTACCAAGCTTGGAGCCACGAATGGCAATACCACTGAGGAGCTAACTTTCAGTATTGAAGTCGAGCAG GTCGTGAATTTGCTTGTGAGCTCATTTGTATCAAAAACGCCTTTCACTGAAACTCTGCTGAAGCCTAATCCTGTACCAAAATTAGGTGGTGTGAATTTCAGTGAAGGAAAATGTATTGAATCTCTAATGTCGGGGGCCTCGATagatgagaaaaaagaaaacatctcTGTCAGGCTCACAGTGAGTAAATCAAAGAATGTGGTTTGCTACGCACAAGTACGAGAGGATTTTGTTAATTTGATCTTCAGTTTCTTGACTCTTCCACTTGGGTTTATATTAAAGCAGATGCTGGATTCCCCTTGGAAAGGATGTATTGATCAGTTATGCAAGAGTGCGCTGGATTTTGATGAGCAATTTTTTAAGTCAAATTACCACAAGGAATTGCTATGCAATCCCAAACTTTTTCCTGGATTCAGCTATGAGAACAATCTTTTAGGAATTGAGGAGGCCGTGTACCATTATTCTGATGGTAAGTTGATTGCTGATGGATCCATTAACAAGTCCTCAGTCAAAGTTAACTTTGTGGATCCCAAATTCCATGGTGATAAGGATAGAAAGGCTAGGGGATTCTTAAAAGCACCAGCAATTTTCACAGTAACTGACAATTTGGATGTAAGGCCAGTATCTTCAATCTTTCAACTGTCtgttcttaatgatttgaaGGTACATATCACTGATATTGAGGATCGGACTGTGCATGTTGGCAAGAACGAG GCTTTGCGTCTTTTGGTGGCTTCTGTTGTTTCTGACTCAATTCTAACCAATGCTTTCCTACGGAAGTCAAAGGAGCCATCGGTTAAGCAAGAGCAGTGA